One window of the Alphaproteobacteria bacterium genome contains the following:
- the mutL gene encoding DNA mismatch repair endonuclease MutL, producing the protein MTIRRLPEGTVNRIAAGEVVERPASVVKELVENALDAGAARVDVSVVGAGRDLIVVADDGVGMAPDDLMLAIERHATSKLPDDDLVHIAHLGFRGEALPSIGSVSRLTLTSRARGADAAWHLSVDGGRVGELQPASLPAGTRIEVRDLFFATPARLKFLKTDRAEASSVAETVKRLAMANPTVAFSLREGERLRFDYPGATGPDALRRRLAAAMGEDFVANSVVVEVERDGVRLAGFAGLPTMNRGNAQAQYLFVNGRPVRDRVFTGAIRGAYQDLMSRHRYPVVALFLTLPPDAVDVNVHPAKAEVRFRDEQLVRSLIVSAVRRALGTAGHRASSTVAAAASAAFRPGGQGVFYGTPDGSSRNPGLAEAAAAFQYQAPADRPRGTSPEDFAPAARATEASVEPADDYPLGAAVGQVHETYIVAQTAHGLIVVDQHAAHERLVYERMKKALLNGVARQGMLIPEVVEMEDAAVGRVLARAGELAELGLTVEPFGAGAIVVREQPALLGEVDLQGLLRDLADDLAEFDDATTLTERLNDVCSTMACHGSVRAGRRLSVAEMNALLREMEATPNSGQCNHGRPTYIELQLPDIERLFGRR; encoded by the coding sequence ATGACCATTCGCCGCCTGCCTGAGGGCACGGTCAACCGCATCGCCGCGGGCGAGGTCGTGGAGCGGCCTGCGAGTGTGGTTAAGGAGTTGGTGGAAAACGCTCTCGACGCCGGTGCGGCGCGAGTCGACGTTTCAGTCGTGGGTGCGGGGCGTGACCTGATCGTCGTGGCCGACGACGGCGTCGGCATGGCACCCGACGATCTGATGCTCGCTATCGAACGCCATGCGACGTCAAAGTTACCGGATGACGATCTTGTCCATATCGCGCATCTCGGGTTCCGCGGCGAGGCCCTGCCGTCGATCGGCTCGGTGAGCCGCCTGACCCTGACCAGCCGGGCGCGCGGCGCCGATGCCGCGTGGCACCTGAGTGTCGACGGCGGCCGCGTCGGCGAACTGCAGCCGGCGTCGTTGCCGGCGGGAACCCGGATCGAGGTGCGGGATCTATTCTTTGCGACGCCGGCGCGGCTCAAGTTTCTTAAAACCGATCGCGCCGAGGCATCGTCGGTCGCTGAAACCGTCAAGCGTCTGGCAATGGCCAATCCAACGGTTGCCTTCAGTTTGCGCGAGGGCGAACGATTGCGGTTCGACTATCCCGGGGCTACCGGACCCGATGCATTGCGCCGCCGGCTCGCCGCTGCGATGGGGGAAGACTTCGTCGCCAATAGCGTTGTAGTCGAGGTTGAGCGCGACGGTGTGCGGCTCGCGGGCTTTGCGGGCCTTCCAACGATGAACCGAGGCAATGCCCAGGCCCAGTACCTATTCGTCAACGGCAGACCGGTTCGCGACAGGGTGTTTACCGGTGCGATCCGCGGGGCCTATCAGGATTTGATGTCGCGGCACCGCTATCCCGTCGTCGCGCTGTTTTTGACGTTGCCGCCGGATGCGGTCGACGTGAACGTGCATCCGGCAAAAGCCGAAGTACGCTTTCGCGACGAGCAGCTTGTGCGCAGCTTGATCGTCTCGGCAGTGCGCCGCGCCTTGGGGACAGCCGGGCACCGCGCTTCTTCGACGGTGGCAGCGGCAGCATCTGCAGCATTTCGTCCGGGCGGTCAGGGAGTGTTTTACGGAACGCCGGATGGGTCGTCCCGCAACCCGGGCTTGGCGGAAGCAGCGGCGGCCTTCCAGTACCAGGCACCGGCGGACCGGCCGCGCGGTACTAGTCCCGAGGACTTTGCGCCAGCCGCCCGCGCGACCGAGGCGAGCGTCGAACCGGCTGACGACTATCCGCTTGGGGCGGCGGTCGGCCAGGTGCACGAGACCTACATCGTCGCCCAAACCGCCCACGGCCTGATCGTCGTCGATCAACATGCCGCGCACGAGCGGTTGGTCTACGAGCGGATGAAGAAGGCGCTGCTGAACGGCGTTGCGCGCCAGGGAATGCTGATCCCCGAGGTAGTCGAGATGGAGGATGCGGCGGTAGGTCGCGTGTTGGCTCGGGCGGGCGAGCTTGCCGAACTCGGCCTGACGGTCGAACCGTTCGGGGCGGGCGCGATCGTGGTGCGCGAGCAACCGGCGCTTCTGGGCGAGGTCGACCTCCAGGGCTTGCTACGCGACCTCGCCGACGACCTCGCCGAATTCGACGATGCGACGACACTGACCGAACGGCTCAACGATGTGTGCAGCACCATGGCGTGCCATGGTTCGGTGCGGGCGGGCCGCCGGTTGTCGGTCGCGGAAATGAACGCACTGTTGCGCGAGATGGAAGCCACGCCCAATTCCGGCCAATGCAATCATGGCCGCCCAACCTATATCGAGCTGCAATTGCCCGACATCGAACGGCTATTCGGACGGCGCTGA
- a CDS encoding glucose-6-phosphate isomerase, with amino-acid sequence MRPPFTHHAQHCYAASIGAAGQDPAALAAKWDEAKAALGAICGVLGKDARYDCIAAARWQDDLPELERLAADFRDRFDDVILIGIGGSALGAQALSAIADPAGCRLHVLANLQPGRLETLLGAVDPTRTGVILISKSGSTAEVMAQAAVVLGHLAATLGRAAVEGRVVGIAVPGDNPLRRLATAWGFTMLDHPVDVAGRYSVLTLVGMLPALILGLDVRAVRRGAAAVLDDPTSAVSEGAALMAAFGAQDRSISVLLPYDERLGWLSRWFAQLWAESLGKSGRGTTPVTALGPVDQHSQLQLYLDGPVDKVFTVLVTDFAGQGMRVAADQVADIAALSYLADRTIGDIVTASARATVETLVAHQRPVRVMLLPQLDEAAIGGLFMHFMLETILTAGLWGVDAFDQPAVDEGKVRARDYLRTGRVAFEL; translated from the coding sequence ATGCGCCCGCCCTTCACCCACCACGCCCAACACTGCTATGCCGCCTCGATCGGGGCGGCGGGCCAAGACCCCGCTGCGCTAGCTGCCAAATGGGATGAAGCGAAGGCGGCGCTCGGTGCGATCTGCGGCGTACTCGGGAAGGATGCTCGGTACGATTGCATCGCTGCCGCTAGGTGGCAGGACGATCTGCCCGAACTTGAACGGCTCGCCGCCGATTTCAGGGATCGCTTCGACGATGTGATCTTGATCGGGATTGGCGGCTCGGCCCTAGGGGCGCAAGCCCTTTCGGCGATTGCCGATCCGGCTGGATGCCGTCTGCATGTTCTGGCCAATCTCCAACCCGGCCGACTAGAGACGCTCTTGGGTGCCGTCGATCCGACCCGTACTGGGGTTATTCTGATTTCTAAGTCCGGCTCGACCGCCGAGGTAATGGCCCAGGCCGCCGTGGTCTTGGGCCACTTGGCGGCGACCCTTGGACGCGCCGCCGTGGAGGGGCGTGTCGTCGGGATTGCGGTGCCTGGCGACAACCCGCTGCGCCGTTTGGCCACGGCGTGGGGCTTTACCATGTTGGATCATCCTGTCGATGTCGCGGGGCGCTATTCCGTGCTGACGTTGGTTGGGATGTTGCCCGCGCTTATCTTGGGGTTGGACGTGCGGGCGGTGCGCCGCGGCGCGGCCGCCGTGCTGGACGACCCGACGTCGGCGGTGAGCGAAGGCGCGGCGCTGATGGCAGCCTTTGGCGCCCAGGATCGGTCGATCTCGGTGCTCCTGCCCTATGACGAACGCCTCGGGTGGCTGTCTCGTTGGTTTGCGCAGTTGTGGGCGGAGAGCTTGGGGAAATCCGGGAGGGGCACGACGCCGGTCACGGCGCTCGGGCCGGTCGACCAGCACAGCCAGTTGCAACTCTATTTGGACGGGCCGGTCGACAAGGTCTTCACGGTTCTCGTCACCGACTTTGCGGGCCAAGGGATGCGAGTGGCCGCCGATCAGGTCGCCGACATCGCCGCGCTGTCGTATCTCGCCGATCGGACGATCGGCGATATCGTGACCGCTTCGGCCCGGGCGACAGTGGAAACGTTGGTCGCGCACCAACGACCCGTGCGGGTCATGCTGTTGCCGCAGTTGGATGAGGCTGCCATCGGCGGATTGTTCATGCATTTCATGCTCGAGACGATCCTCACGGCAGGCTTATGGGGGGTCGATGCGTTCGATCAGCCGGCCGTCGACGAGGGTAAAGTACGCGCCCGCGACTACCTTCGAACCGGGCGCGTCGCCTTCGAGCTATGA
- the rsmD gene encoding 16S rRNA (guanine(966)-N(2))-methyltransferase RsmD, whose protein sequence is MLRIIAGRHRGRKLETAPDNSVRPTADRVREAIFNRLTHGLVTEGGATLTGLRVLDVFAGSGALGFEAWSRGADHVTFFENDASAAALIKRNAERLGADDAVTVLRRDATEPGPARVGADLLFMDAPYATGLSVPALNALRAQGWLRDGAIAAVEVGRGEELAIPAGYRAIDDRRYGAARVYFLSCVEIEGPETLSAPSE, encoded by the coding sequence GTGCTACGCATCATCGCGGGCCGCCACCGTGGCCGGAAACTCGAAACCGCGCCCGACAACTCGGTGCGGCCAACCGCCGACCGGGTCCGCGAAGCGATCTTCAACCGATTGACCCACGGCCTCGTCACCGAGGGCGGCGCAACGCTGACCGGCCTCCGTGTACTGGATGTGTTTGCTGGGTCGGGCGCGCTCGGGTTCGAAGCCTGGTCGCGCGGCGCAGACCACGTGACCTTCTTCGAGAACGACGCAAGCGCCGCAGCCCTCATCAAACGCAACGCCGAACGACTGGGTGCGGACGACGCCGTCACGGTGCTGCGCCGCGACGCGACCGAACCGGGACCGGCCCGAGTCGGCGCGGACCTGCTGTTCATGGATGCACCCTACGCCACGGGCCTGTCGGTCCCGGCACTGAACGCGCTCCGCGCCCAGGGTTGGTTGCGGGACGGCGCAATTGCAGCGGTCGAGGTTGGCCGGGGCGAGGAACTCGCAATTCCGGCCGGATACAGAGCGATCGACGACCGCCGGTACGGCGCCGCAAGGGTGTACTTCCTAAGCTGTGTAGAGATCGAAGGTCCCGAGACGCTCTCAGCGCCGTCCGAATAG